Genomic segment of Caldanaerovirga acetigignens:
GGGCAGTCCGCCAGCAGCCCAGAACATAGCAATGAGTGAAAACGGCAGGGAAAATAACGTATGAGAAAACATTACCAATTCACCGTAAGTCTTCAGCCGGCCCCACAAAGTGCTAACAATCGAAACCCCATGGCTTTTAGAACCCATATTCTTTCCACCTTCTGTCAACCAACTCCTTTATCTTCGGGTCCATGGCAATCTCGTCAGGCCATTCCCTTTCGTGCCCCTCTTCCTTCCATTTTTTAGTTGCATCAATCCCCATCTTGCTTCCGTAGTGTTTCATCGGCGAAGCGTGGTCCAAAGCGTCCAGGGGCCCGTCGACTATTACCACATCCCTTTTCGGATCAACATTGTTGAATACCTTCCACGCCACAGTCGAAAGGTTTTTTGGATCGACGTTCTCATCCACTACAACTATGACTTTCGTATACATCATCTGCCCGATTCCCCACAGGGCGTGCATCACCTTTTTCGCATGGCCGGGGAATCTCTTTTTTATGGAAACTATAACGCAGTTATGAAACACACCTTCCAGCGGAAAATTTATATCCACTATTTCTGGGCACAGTATTTTTAAAAAAGGCAAAAAAATTCTCTCCGTGGCCTTCCCCAAAAAACAGTCCTCCATGGGAGGTTTCCCCACAACCGTGGCCGGATATATGGGATTTTCTTTGCGGGTTATGCACGTAATGTGAAATACGGGATAATAGTCCTTGAGCGAGTAGTATCCCGTGTGATCGCCAAATGGACCTTCTTCTCTTAATTCATCTATATCTACGTATCCTTCTAGCACAAACTCCGCATTGGCAGGCACGTAAATATCGCAGGTTTTGCACTTAACCAGTTCAAGAGGCGCCTTTCGCAAAAATCCCGCAAA
This window contains:
- a CDS encoding menaquinone biosynthesis decarboxylase, encoding MYKDLQEFVNVLEQKGQLKRIKAEVDSELEITEIVDRVVKSGGPALLFENVKGSEFPLLINTFGTYERMKLALEVESLDDIAREIEELIDVSNYVGLFNKIRSATRLARLAKIFPRKVKQAPCQEVVEEPDLSKLPILKCWPGDGGKFITLPLVITRDPETGTQNMGMYRLQVFDEKTTGMHWHLHKDGREIYEKYKRRGQKMPVAVALGCDPATIYASTAPLPKEIDEMVFAGFLRKAPLELVKCKTCDIYVPANAEFVLEGYVDIDELREEGPFGDHTGYYSLKDYYPVFHITCITRKENPIYPATVVGKPPMEDCFLGKATERIFLPFLKILCPEIVDINFPLEGVFHNCVIVSIKKRFPGHAKKVMHALWGIGQMMYTKVIVVVDENVDPKNLSTVAWKVFNNVDPKRDVVIVDGPLDALDHASPMKHYGSKMGIDATKKWKEEGHEREWPDEIAMDPKIKELVDRRWKEYGF